In Beutenbergia cavernae DSM 12333, the DNA window GGGTGTCGCGTGTACCCGCGCGTCGCGCCCACGAGCACCGCCTGCGCCAGCAGCCCTTCTCGCCAGCACGCCGTCAGTCCCTGGCGGTCGAGGTACCGCGGATGGACGGACCACAGGCGCATCCCGCGAGACTACGCAGCACCCCGTTCCGGCACGGCGTGCGCGGCCGAGGCCGCGAGCGCGATGTTGCGCTGCATGCCCCCGAACACGACGCCGTGGAACGGCGTGACGGCCCGCCAGTACACCTGGCCCAGGAGACCCCGCGGATGATACGTCGCCAGCTGCCGGAACAGGGTGCGTCCGCGCTCGTCGACGCTCACGGCGAGGTCGAGCCACGCGAGGCCCGGCAGCCGCATCTCCGCTCGCAGGCGCAGGAGCGAGCCGGGTTCGATCACCTCGACGCGCCACCAGTCGAGGGCGTCACCCACGGCGAGCCGGTGGGGGTGCCGGCGGCCGCGGCGCAGGCCCGGACCGCCGAAGACCCTGTCCATCAGGCCGCGAGCCACCCACCCGAGCCGCCAGGAGTACCAGCCGTGGGCTCCACCGATGCCCTCGATCACCTCCCACAGCTCTTGCGGGCTGGCGTCGACGGCGATCTCCCGTTCGTCCACGAACAGGCTGCCTCCGGCCCAGTCCGGGTCGGCGGGCAGCGGATCGCTCGGCGCCCCCGGCGTGGACGCCGACGCCCAGGACGTGGCCACGTCGTGATCCCGGATCCGCTTCAGCGCCAGCTCGACGGCGCGGGTGAAGGAGGTGAGACCGCCCGGAGGGTCCGGGACGTACGCGCGGATGTCCTGCTCCTTCACCACGACCTCGTGGATCAGCGACTCGACGAGCGGCTTCGCGATGCCCGTCGGAACGGGGGTGACGAACCCGACCCAGTGGCTGGCCAGGCGAGGCGTGAGGACCGGCACCGTCACGATGACCCGCCGCGGGAGCCCGGCGACCCGCGCGTACTCCTGCATCATCTGGCGGTAGGTGAGCACCTCCGGGCCGCCGATGTCGAAGGTGCGGTTCACGTCCGCCGGCAGGTCGGCGGCCCCGACGAGGTAGTGCAGCACGTCGCGGACGGCGATCGGCTGGATCCGGTTGTCCAGCCACCTCGGCGCGACCATCGCGGGCAGCCGCTCGGTGAGGTACCGCATCATCTCGAAGGACGCACTGCCCGAGCCGAGGATCACCGCGGCCTGGAGCACCGCCGTCGGCACTCCCGAGGCGAGGAGGATCTCGCCGACCTCGCGCCGCGACCCGAGGTGGGGTGAGAGCTCCTCCGTGTCGGGGTGCATGCCGCCGAGGTAGACGATCCGCTGGACGCCGGCGGCCCGCGCGGCTGCGCCGAAGCGGAGGGCTGTGGCGCGGTCACGCTGCTCGAACGTGGCACCCGACCCGAGCGAGTGGATGAGGTAGTACGCCACCTCGATGCCGTCGAGCGCCCGACCGAGCTGCTCCTCGTCCCGGGCGTCGGCCTTCACGGTCTCGACGTCGTCTGCCCACGGCCGGCCCTCGAGCCGCTCGGGGTGCCGCGCCATCGCCCGCACGGAGGCGCCGGCAGCGAGCAGCTCGGGCACGAGTCGGCCACCGATGTACCCCGTGGCGCCCGTCACGAGCACGCGCCTGCCGCTCGTCATCACGCCAGTCTCCGACGCGCCCGCGGAACGCGCGAGCAGTGGGCACCGGTCAGTGGTTCGCGGCGAGCAGCAGGATCGTGACGGCCGCCCCGGCCACGAGGTTGAGGCGGAGGAAGACGCGCCAGCCGGCGTTCGCGCGCTCGCAGTCGTCGTCGGTGACGTCGAGGAACCGCGCCGCGTTCGCCGCGTACGCCAGGGGCAGCACCGCCGCCAGCCAGCCCGGCCACGGCAGCACCGCGAGCGCGGCGGCGGAGAGCACGTACGCGCCGACCACCAGCCGCACCGTCGTCCGCGCGCCGAGCGCCGTCGCCACCGACGCGATCCCGCCGGTCCGGTCCGCCCGCACGTCCTGCACCGCGCCGAACGCGTGCGACGCCATCCCCCACACCACGAAGGCGACCACGGCGGGCCACACCGCTCGCGCCGTCAGCGGCGCGCCGACGAGCACCAGCGCGTACAGCAACGGCCCGGCAAAGTGCATCGCCGACGTGAACGAGTCGAGCACCGGGCGTTCCTTGAACCGCATCTCCGGCGCCGAGTACGCGACGACACCGAACACGACGACGAGCAGCGTCAGCGACGGCCACGGCGGCACCCCGCCCAGCCTCCCGCCGGAGCCGAGCGCGAGGAGCGCGACGACGAACGGCGTCGTCGTCGCCACGCTCGCGACGACGATCCGCCGGTGCACCACACGCGCCCGCTCCGGCGCGACGAGGCCGCCCTCGATGCCGCCCTTGCGGGGGTTCGCGAGGTCGGACGAGTAGTCGAAGACGTCGTTCACGCCGTACATCAGGAGGTTGTAGGGCACGAGGAAGAAGAGCGTGCCGACGGCGAACGTCACCCAGCCGGCGACGTCGAGCCGGCCTTGGGTCGCCACGAGCATCCCCGCGGCGAACGGGTACGCCGTGTTGATCCACGAGAACGGCCGCGACGCGGCGAGCACCTCCCTCACCGGCCGGCACCGCCCTCGGGGGTGGCGCCGTCGTCGTCGACCGGTCGCCCACGGACCAGGCCGGCCCGGCGGGCGCCGCGGGCTCGTCGCCCGAGCGCGATCCACAGCGCCGGGGCGAGCGCGAGCACCGCGAACGTGTACGCGAAGTCCTCGAGCGGCGCGAGACCGACGCGCACTCCGAGCAGCGCAGCCTCGTCGTAGGCGATGACCCCTGTCGCGATGAGCAACGAGTCGAACACCGCCGTCATCGCGACGAGCACCAGGGCCGTGAGAGCCAGGGGTCGCCCGAGCTCGCGGCGTTCGGCGCGCGTCGGCCGCGCCCGCCGCAGCAGGAGGGCCGCGGCGAGGACGACGACGGCGAGCACGGCCGCGTTGAGGAGCAGGTACCTCACCGCTCCTCCCGTCGCCACGGCCTCGGCTCGCCGCCACGCGTCGCGAGGAGGCGCCACGTCAGCAACGTCACGTACACGAGCAGCGTCAGGAACACGACCTCCTCGACCGGGATCTCGGGCGCGACCTGCCACCCCAGGAGGTGGTCGCCGTCGCCCCGGAAGAAGAAGCCGGCGGCGACTCCGGCGAGATCCCACAGCAGCAGCACGGCGACGACGAGCGCGATCGTCACGAGCCCGCGCGCCGGCCCGCCGCGGTCCGCGACCACCAGGCGCCGGTGCCAGTCGAGCAGCCCCAGCCCGCCGAGCGAGAACAGGAGCAGGGCCAGGTACGCGCCGCTCATCGCGCGGCTCCGCGATCGTGCGCGCCCCAGTGGCGATGCCCGGACGGGCGGGCCGCGTCCAGGTAGCCCGGGCGCAGGGGCGCGGGCAGCGGGTGCGCCGACGTCTCGCCGAGCAGGCGCTTCACGACGAGCTCCGCGCTGATGAGGCACATCGGCAGGCCGACGCCCGGCGTCGTCGATCCCCCGGCGTACAGGAGGTTCGGCACACGGGCGCTGACGCCGGCCGGGCGGAACATCGCCGACTGCGCGAGCGTGTGCTCGAGGCCGAGGGCGCCCCCGCGCCAGGCGCCGTACCGACTCGCGAAGTCCGCCGGCCCGACGACGCGGCGCAGCACCACCCGCCCGCGCAGGTCAGGGATGTGCGCCCAGGCGCCGATCTGGTCGAGGTAGCGGTCCGCGAGCGCCTCCAGGTGAGCGCGGCCGTCCGCCCCGGCGCCGAGCGCGGGATCCGACGGCACCGGCACGAGCACCACGAGCGCCTCGTGGCCGGGCGGCGCGAGCGCCGGGTCGGTGGCCGTGGGCCGGGAGACGTACAGCGAGGCGGGATCGGGGACGCTCAGCCGCTCGGCGCCCACGCGGCGCGGGCCGGGTGGCCACACGCGGTGCCGCCCGGGGCCCAGGACCGCCTCGAAGTTCGCGTCCCAGTCCCGGGTGAAGAACAGCGAGTGGTGGGCGAGCTCGGGCAGCTCGCCGCGGACCCCGGCGTAGACCAGCAGCGCCGACACTCCCGGGTTGCGCCGCGCCCACCGCCGCTCCGGGTGCGTCCGCCACGGCGCGTCGAGGAGCGCCGTCTCGACGTGGTGGAGGTCCGCCGCGCCGACGACGACGTCGGCCGGTACGTGCACCGTGTCACCTCCGCCGCGCGAGGGGTGCGTCAGCACGCCGGTGGCGGTTCCGCCGTCGACCACGATCCGCCGGACCGTCACGCCCGTGCGGACGTCGACGCCCTCCTCGCGGGCCGCGGCGGCGAGCGCCTCGACGACGGCGTAGATCCCGCCCTCCGGGTAGAGCACGCCGCCCGCCGAGGTGCCCAGGTCCAGGTGCGACATCAACGAGTAGAGCGCGGGGACCCGCCCCGGCGCCGAGCCGAGGAACACCGCGTGGTAGCCGAGCAGCTGGGCGAGCAGCGGGTGCGTCGTCGTGGAGGAGACGTGGTCGGCCAGCGACGACGTGAGCAGCCGTCGGAGCTCGGCGCCGCGGGCGAGCACCACGGGGTCGGCGGTGCGGGCGGGACGCTCGAACGTGCTGTACAGGAAACGGTCCAGCGCGATCCGGTACGTCTCGGCCGACTCCTCGGCGTACCGGCGCATCCGCGCCCCGGCGCCGGGCTCGAGCGCCTCGAACGCCGCCCAGTTCGCCGACGCGTCAGCGACGACGTCCAGCGGCTCGCCGGCCTCCGGGAACACCCGGTACGCCGGGTCCAGGCGCCGCAGCGCGACGGCGTCGGACCACCGCCGCCCGAGCAGCGCGAAGACGTGCTCGAACACCTCGGGCATGAACAGCCACGACGGACCCAGGTCGAACGTGAAGCCGTCCTGCCGCCACTGCCCGGCCCGGCCGCCGACGTCGTCGTGCTGCTCGAACAGCGTGACGTCCGCACCCCCGCGGGCCAGCAGGGCGGCGCTCGCCAGGCCGGCGACGCCGCCGCCCATTACGACGACACGCGGCCCGGCCGGCCGGGCGCGCGCCGCCGGGTCAGTCACGGTGGTCAGCGAGCCAGCTCCGGCTCATCGCGCGGCCCGCGACGAGCGCCTTCC includes these proteins:
- a CDS encoding SDR family oxidoreductase — translated: MTSGRRVLVTGATGYIGGRLVPELLAAGASVRAMARHPERLEGRPWADDVETVKADARDEEQLGRALDGIEVAYYLIHSLGSGATFEQRDRATALRFGAAARAAGVQRIVYLGGMHPDTEELSPHLGSRREVGEILLASGVPTAVLQAAVILGSGSASFEMMRYLTERLPAMVAPRWLDNRIQPIAVRDVLHYLVGAADLPADVNRTFDIGGPEVLTYRQMMQEYARVAGLPRRVIVTVPVLTPRLASHWVGFVTPVPTGIAKPLVESLIHEVVVKEQDIRAYVPDPPGGLTSFTRAVELALKRIRDHDVATSWASASTPGAPSDPLPADPDWAGGSLFVDEREIAVDASPQELWEVIEGIGGAHGWYSWRLGWVARGLMDRVFGGPGLRRGRRHPHRLAVGDALDWWRVEVIEPGSLLRLRAEMRLPGLAWLDLAVSVDERGRTLFRQLATYHPRGLLGQVYWRAVTPFHGVVFGGMQRNIALAASAAHAVPERGAA
- a CDS encoding prenyltransferase, producing the protein MREVLAASRPFSWINTAYPFAAGMLVATQGRLDVAGWVTFAVGTLFFLVPYNLLMYGVNDVFDYSSDLANPRKGGIEGGLVAPERARVVHRRIVVASVATTTPFVVALLALGSGGRLGGVPPWPSLTLLVVVFGVVAYSAPEMRFKERPVLDSFTSAMHFAGPLLYALVLVGAPLTARAVWPAVVAFVVWGMASHAFGAVQDVRADRTGGIASVATALGARTTVRLVVGAYVLSAAALAVLPWPGWLAAVLPLAYAANAARFLDVTDDDCERANAGWRVFLRLNLVAGAAVTILLLAANH
- a CDS encoding lycopene cyclase domain-containing protein, producing the protein MRYLLLNAAVLAVVVLAAALLLRRARPTRAERRELGRPLALTALVLVAMTAVFDSLLIATGVIAYDEAALLGVRVGLAPLEDFAYTFAVLALAPALWIALGRRARGARRAGLVRGRPVDDDGATPEGGAGR
- a CDS encoding lycopene cyclase domain-containing protein, translating into MSGAYLALLLFSLGGLGLLDWHRRLVVADRGGPARGLVTIALVVAVLLLWDLAGVAAGFFFRGDGDHLLGWQVAPEIPVEEVVFLTLLVYVTLLTWRLLATRGGEPRPWRREER
- the crtI gene encoding phytoene desaturase family protein, producing MGGGVAGLASAALLARGGADVTLFEQHDDVGGRAGQWRQDGFTFDLGPSWLFMPEVFEHVFALLGRRWSDAVALRRLDPAYRVFPEAGEPLDVVADASANWAAFEALEPGAGARMRRYAEESAETYRIALDRFLYSTFERPARTADPVVLARGAELRRLLTSSLADHVSSTTTHPLLAQLLGYHAVFLGSAPGRVPALYSLMSHLDLGTSAGGVLYPEGGIYAVVEALAAAAREEGVDVRTGVTVRRIVVDGGTATGVLTHPSRGGGDTVHVPADVVVGAADLHHVETALLDAPWRTHPERRWARRNPGVSALLVYAGVRGELPELAHHSLFFTRDWDANFEAVLGPGRHRVWPPGPRRVGAERLSVPDPASLYVSRPTATDPALAPPGHEALVVLVPVPSDPALGAGADGRAHLEALADRYLDQIGAWAHIPDLRGRVVLRRVVGPADFASRYGAWRGGALGLEHTLAQSAMFRPAGVSARVPNLLYAGGSTTPGVGLPMCLISAELVVKRLLGETSAHPLPAPLRPGYLDAARPSGHRHWGAHDRGAAR